The Brachypodium distachyon strain Bd21 chromosome 4, Brachypodium_distachyon_v3.0, whole genome shotgun sequence nucleotide sequence TCGGCACAATCAAGGCGACATACCACTTCCTAGGCCAAAAATCCCAGCGCAGTCAGGGATCAATTGATGTCTTGACGGTTCTCTACTTGCCTAGTCCCATTGGCCACTCCGATTGAATCATCGATTCCCCTTCAAGTTTCAACGCTCGCACTCGCACAGGCTAGAGGCGTAAAGCACGATGAATTATCATGTTGAGACGCTTATATATTTATCTCTGCTAATTTGATATGGAAATTTTGTTAGAAAAGTAGACAAATTACTGCCAAAATTCTTACTGAATCATGTTATGTTCTGGAGCTATCATCCACATCTGTAAATTTTGGTCACGACCGAACTAAAGACTGAAATTTCGGATAGCAATGTTCCTCGGTAAAGTTTGGATATCATATTTTCGAGTCCGAATAAAAAAAGACCGAAATTATAACAAAACCGTAGCAAGGCCTcgtaaaacaagaaacaagagCCGTACATATTTTCTCCAATCTTCCTATATTACGACTAGCTAGATAAAAACACGAGAGAGATGAGGAGACAGCAcctatactccctccaatccataataagtgtacCTGATTAGTACAActtaatttgtactaactttgtaatAAAtgtgagacacttattatggatccgaATGAGTACTATATATGATTTGGAGCTAGCAAGGGGCCACTGAATATGATTTGTGGCAGATCTGCAACCATACATATATTGAGCATATATAGTATTGACGAAGTCAGATATGTCCAGTATGGCAATATATATGTGATGTGAGGATAGACAGATAGTAGAGCACTATAAGGTCTTTATGTGCTCTAGTTGCAAAGAATCCTCCGATGAAAAGCATGCAGAGTTGTGACAAGAGCATCTCACTATATATTTTGAGTTGCTTCTTCTCTTAAAATTGATATGTATAGGATTAGGATGCACCAGGAATACGTCAAATCCCATGATAACCAGATCTGGTCTATGTAAGTTGTGTTTTCCTCATGCGTAATTCTCCTTCACCAGCGTTGCCAGGCCGGCCCTCCAAGATTGGTGGTCTACTCCTTCGGGGTCGGGCAAATATCTGAAGGAATTCGCTACGAGCTCTACCCTTGTTTGCTAGAACATTTGGAAACATAGGAACAAGGTAGCTTCTGATGAAGCTCAGACAAGTGGCACTGCCATCTTGTCTCCAATTTGTAGAGAGGCAGGTACGTGAAGAGAGGCCAAACCTTTGTGGGATTCAGGCTTTGGTAGAGTTCCATTAGGCGGAGTGCCGCGGAGAGACACCGGCTAATTTGTAATCTTTAATCTCTGTACTGGATGTATCGTTGGAACACGGTAAATAACTCTACAATCCTAAAGCCGGTGTTTTGCTCGTTCTCTCAGCGAGTTGCAGGTCGCTTTCATGGGACTGTAACATCCGGTGTATTTACGTTTAGTGCCACCGCCGGTTACTGTGGctctagatgtttttttttcccgatTATTCCTGGTCGGTTGGTCGGTGTACATGCAGGAACGCGTGTGTCGTGCGCTGTCCCGTTTAAAGCTCCTTTTATTCCCCGTGGTTCTTCCTGCTCGCTTGCTCGCTTTGCGTCACCGTTTTTGCTTCCGTTCGCCTTCGCCGCCCGTTTGcttccgccggccgccgccgcccattcGCCTCCGccggaagccggaccccggCGCCCCTTCGTCTCGCGGTGGCAGTTTTCGGCAGTTCCACGTCCCTCCCCTGCCGCTCACCACCGTCGTGGTATGGCACAACTCCGGCGTGGCGCTGGGCGCGCTGCGTGTGGCTACAGGTGAGCCGCTCACTTCTCCTTTGTCCCTCTCGCCTATGTTGGTTATCAGCCCCTACCCTGGCCATACGCACTTAGGTCTCTCTCTGCTCACCACCTGTTTGTGAAAATGCGCCCTTGGCGATGTGTTTGTGCCGTGCCTGTGAATGTAGTTGTAGCTTGGATCGGCTCTTCCGTTCCTGGTTTGCCTTGCCGTCACCCGTCGGAAGGGCGTTACTGCCTTGGAAGCTTGCCGACACGCCACTTCCCGTCTCGATGTCTTCTTTTTCTGGTTCTTCCATCTTGTGTCCCTTGTTTGTCTTGATTCTCCACATTCGCTGATCTATTCAGGTGTTGACTTATGATGCTATGCCTCTCAGCCACCGAAATAACCGTGAGTGGAGGGCAGGATCAAATAAATTTACCGACTCCCATGTATTATTGCTGCCATTGAAATAAACATGAGTGAAGGCAGGATCACCTAAATTACTGATTCCTATTTGTTTTGCTGCTGCCCACATCTAAGGTTCCTACCATGTTTTTTGATGGGTTTTCTATTGATTCTTTTGCATAGATTGTCCAGCGGCGATGCTCTTACTGGACTTCATGATGGCAAGTGATTGGTGGTATGTAGTTTGTGTTTAAGTATATGCTTCCTAGGGCTATTCTGTGGGTTAGAACTCACATCACGAAAGGCCGAGGAATAAAGTTGAGCATGGAAGAGATAAAACTTGCAAAAATTAATGTCCTATTTGCTGCAGGTTCCTGGGTTGGTTAATATTGTGATTTTGCGGATATGGGATGAGTTATCTTGTAAGATGAAGGGTAATCTTTGATGGCATAGGGTCTGTGTTGCAGCCTTATAAGTATTACACATGAAAAATGGTCTAATGATTTATTTCACATTTGTATGACTGCTTCGTACCCCGCTACTGCATTTTGATCAATCTTTGATTGCTCTCTGATCCTTGATTAGTTCATGTGCGGTGGTTTAGTTAATTTTCTTGTGGTGATGATGTGATGCGGAGCCTGGGAGGAGGTGTGATTCTTTACCAGGGTGCtctttaatttttattttggcaTACATGATCGTGAAACATCTGATTTTTGTGTCagatcatggcatggttttcgATAGTATGGACATGTGTAGAATATTGGTTGGCGTGGTAGCGTTTAATGTTCCCTTTATTAGTAGACGTTTACCGATTCTCGAGTTTTCTGCCCTATATTGATTCTAACTGAAACTTCGGTGGCTTCTCTCTCTCAGGGGATCTGCGTGATGTTGCCCTTGGCTATGACACCATTTCTCGGTATGTTGTAAGAGTGTAAGTTCAGGGACCCTATTGTTCTTATTTGTGGCAGTGCATATGCATCTCTCTGTTGTTTTGGCAGTTTGTGCCAGAACTTCAGAATTCATCATTTTTTACCTCCTAGATTGATGTCGATTGTAGAATAAATAGCTGAAGCGTTTATAATTACCCACACATAGTGGTTTTTTTTATGTGCACTAAACAATGAGCTGATTGAATGGAAGTGGGGATACCATTCCATTATGTGTTCCCAAGCTGAGAAAAATAAACTGAACCTAGATGTGTGGCAGAATGTTTGGTGATGTATACCATGAAAGAATGGCATCAACCAATCACCAGTGGCAGGTTTCATATAGTTTATTTGCTATATTATCACGTGTGACCCATTCTGTTGCCAACTCTGTCAACTGAGTGGTGGTCATTGTGTCATCTGCTTACTTCTCCAGAATTCCAATTTCACCTATAAATTCCTTTGGTAATTCCTATCATCAggtctgaaatttattttttccttcccTGTAGGAACTGGTTTGCTCTACTTGGAGTTCTCCTGTGCTCAAGATTTGAGAAAGCAAAACCAAAGGCGCAGATTGCATAAGTTAATTACAGAAGGGTCAGGATCTAGCTGCCAATTCATAGGGGGAAATGTATTTAAATTTCCCTAATGGATATTTAATATTTCTGTTGGAAATTAGGTATTATCTTAGCATTGTTACTGAAGCTATCTCGGTGCTAGAGAGTCAGTTGGCATGGTCATCCGCCCTCTCCCTTTGTTTCATCTAACAAAAACTTGGAGACGTGAGCTTTGAGAGGATTACGAAGGAACCCAACTTCATGTAATAATTTACTTTCCCTCTGAAGGTTAATCGTTAGCTTGGTTCTTCTACTGTGTATGATTTAGTTTTTCAAACCAATGCAGAGAAATATTTTAAGTATTTTGTCTTTAATTTGTGGCCATGAGAGGAGAATCTGCGTCGGCCGATGGTGACCGACCTCACCTTTCAGCAATCTCCAGAAAACGCACGGTTAGGATAATGTGTGGCTGGCAGTATATGCTGGGGAAAAGGTTTTCCTCCAGGCCATATATTTAACGCCAAAGAAATCCTCAAAAATGATACGGAAAAATAAGTAGATATAATGATAACAAAGCGGGCAAATGTAAAAGAGATGTGATCAGAGGCGGCGCAACACACACGTGCGACCGACCAGAACAGAAGCAGACCTCGGGAAAACGTGACAAACCTGACTGTCAATCCAACTTTATATACATGTATGCATACAGTCAGCAAAACCATGCACTAAGCAAAACCTGAAAAAGAAATCACTACAGAAGTGTTGACGGCGCGGCGAAGCGCGCTTATCCTATCCATCCAGTGGGCCAATTAAAGTGATCCCTGGCGCTTCGAGGTACAACTGAAGTCAGAATGGATTACTAAGGATGTCGATGTTGCGATTTCGGAGGCTAGAGCAATCACACACACGGAAGCTGTGATCCCCGTATGCTCTCGGTTGTGCGCTGAATCGGTTGAGATACCACCCATGCAACAGCAATGCGAGCTAATTATAGGCTGCACATGAAACTAATATACCTCAACAGAAGTGTAGTTGAAATTATTGGCTTAGTCTTCGTATCTGTGCTTTTATTTTGTGGAGGATTTTGAGATATTGACGAACTCGTCACAGATACCTCGCTGTTGACTGATATAATACCAGTTAAATACTGAAATAAATACAAATAAATGTGATCACCAATGTCATGCGATGGTCTGATTCCACCATAATGATGGTCTGATTCCACCATAATGAATCAGATCACGTGAGGTACGCTGTTCACTTTATTTGGTGCGAGTCCTATAAAGATCTTGTAGTTTAAATAAATCCACGGAGTAGGCACTAAAGCCGGCATCAAATGTTTGCATTGTGGAACATAGCGGACACCGCACAGGAACATATCAAAAAAAAGCGTAAGACCCATCCAACAAAATCCATAATAACACTTATATTGTCGGGGCAAACAACTGAACAAGCACTTAATTCAACAGCGACCTAATATAGCATATTGCCATACAAACAGTCACATAATTCAACAACTACTCTATTTATACTCACCGGTGTTCAGAACTTCACATACCCACTGTGCTAGTTGAACCGTACAAAGCCAGACGAAGCCCAACTTGCTTAGTATACAAGCCAGCAACGATCATGACGCGGTTTGCATTAGCTTAGAAAATGTACGCATGCCGTGAGTCGGGACAGTGAGATATAAAGTGTAAATCATACGAGAATTGGATCATGTGCAGAATTCAGAAAAGTggtatttttttcatgaagtACTAATAAACAGTTAACAGTTGTAGACTAATTAACACATGAACCTTATGCTTTCACTTGGTTTCATTTGCAAATAGTCTTAGGGAGTAAGACATACCCTCCCGCCTCCAGTATaccaagtacggagtactagctaGATGAAGCATGATGCGGGTGACGTGAGTAAAAGAGAGCCGTCATGACCACTTAATATGGTCGTTGGGATTTGTGACCATACATACAAAGGCCAATCTTCACCACAGTTTCTATGTGTAAATGTTTCGACCTGTCCGGTGAAAACCTTGATTCGGTGTAAaccgtgcaaacttcataaaaatcatgtttaaatgtttaaaaaaatcCTACAAAATACGATATGTTGGGAGTGTGATGTTTTataaacctgcaaaatttcaagttcaaaatcaaaagcatttgaAAGGAACTAAAAAGTTGGCTAACTGACTTACATTAGCTGTTGTTTTCCCTTTAGTAAATACCTGACCATGTACATACTTTCTTTATATTAATACAAGTGTTGTCAGGGACTCCCTTACAGTtttcggtaaaaaaaattgaaaagagaaattttacaatgaatagtgtcaaacacaaaagacgacttttcatgcagaattttattttttttcgctgctaccaaacataattgagtttggacttgaaattt carries:
- the LOC100843492 gene encoding uncharacterized protein LOC100843492 isoform X2 — encoded protein: MQERVCRALSRLKLLLFPVVLPARLLALRHRFCFRSPSPPVCFRRPPPPIRLRRKPDPGAPSSRGGSFRQFHVPPLPLTTVVVWHNSGVALGALRVATGDLRDVALGYDTISRNWFALLGVLLCSRFEKAKPKAQIA
- the LOC100843492 gene encoding uncharacterized protein LOC100843492 isoform X1 — its product is MQERVCRALSRLKLLLFPVVLPARLLALRHRFCFRSPSPPVCFRRPPPPIRLRRKPDPGAPSSRGGSFRQFHVPPLPLTTVVVWHNSGVALGALRVATGDLRDVALGYDTISRYVVRVNWFALLGVLLCSRFEKAKPKAQIA